In Thalassotalea fonticola, a single genomic region encodes these proteins:
- a CDS encoding formate dehydrogenase subunit gamma, which yields MNTNAKAQSPEQTIKNLVDNKKDLPGALLPILHDIQHQFGFIPKSALAIIAQGLQQTEAEIYGVITFYAHFHLEQPGRHTIEICRGEACQAMGSKALEQAVKNQLGIDYGQTSANKNFTLEPVYCLGNCACSPSIKVGVKTYGRMTSSKFSELTETLSLYQLNLGEEL from the coding sequence ATGAACACCAATGCGAAGGCACAATCCCCAGAGCAAACCATAAAAAACCTTGTTGATAATAAAAAAGACTTACCTGGAGCACTATTACCAATATTGCATGACATTCAGCACCAATTTGGATTTATCCCGAAATCGGCTTTAGCCATTATCGCGCAAGGGTTACAACAAACAGAAGCCGAAATTTATGGTGTGATAACTTTCTATGCTCATTTTCACCTCGAACAGCCGGGCAGACATACTATTGAGATTTGTCGCGGTGAAGCCTGCCAGGCTATGGGCTCTAAAGCGCTGGAGCAAGCGGTTAAAAATCAATTAGGCATAGATTATGGCCAGACCTCAGCGAATAAAAACTTTACCCTTGAGCCAGTATATTGTTTAGGGAATTGTGCCTGTTCTCCTTCAATCAAAGTAGGCGTTAAAACCTATGGCCGAATGACCAGTAGCAAGTTTTCTGAGCTGACTGAAACACTCTCGCTTTATCAACTCAACCTTGGCGAGGAACTATAA
- a CDS encoding Ig-like domain-containing protein, with amino-acid sequence MMTKRITAKPSKIALAIASLYLTGAATAHAATVVTDMVNSGDTCNWSDNACWHGGVAPSADNADNIGILGNDIVTFDLASPLSIGPLDVGSKTGKIDGNFPEHAGVSGELIIPAAANLTMQQINVSYAGTAAIPGDVTYDSAGNELTRATSKINQTGGAVKVNATLTTNVKKGTVVVTKGSLTLGGNGINIDTDADTVADTFVVTSDGQYNISSGSLALTSGQSTLRSGGTLNVSGDAIVNLLAMRSAGGIQISGSDATVNFAGLKVAAVEGGNYPEASIQFNLSETGISPIAISAKSLADIQQDSGLDFSELTTPFDPTTHDGNAAICNSNITVDGSSYTGGAVTLPLITADAFIANSVCDVKDGVVIDPEAEIDLANYKVEPKSISITGFDENSYVVSTTQTTTALTLNITPNAPTIVSFASPLAQAELNVDEQVSLSVEVTDADGIEDVTKVEFFDGETLISAATLQGDNLTFSADWTPTIAEFGERTIYAVATDSKGSTTTQTITVNVVDNNAADEDGDGVPDELDKFPTDISASVDSDDDGYPDEYNDDCDQTCQDSSTLTIDAFPEDETENTDTDADGTGDNSDYYPTDPEKWQDDVTDSDGDNTPDLYDEFPSDPNESVDTDGDGTGDNADAFPEDETEDTDTDGDGVGDNSDDYPEDPSKSKNLRGDNPKDFAVTEALAEAYAIPADVTSVNIAKDVVIDCQRPDDTNLPCISGGADVLSSLYILNEGSIEVTDGDDRTAARAINLDSATGLTIYGLTNSGVNSKIRSNDSAIRLDNVTVTNGIVNQGLISTGHTSNKITYIRSGIEITSSDGSFTSVIGGITNSGTIEYLDEKGGTIAGYSIRLGHESKENYTHSVDFIDNSGTITGDLSTAMGATIDSITNSGTINGHVGTLKSTQGKAAKKVYVIDNHGNATSPIGDPIEDYVDAYYPSVTINSVTNSGVISGVLAFGADTGGTYTTNGGTVGSIRHTSSIIVEGTAQTTSTINSDLDFAGELTFNVTNSSVAAKDVSDTPMLAINGNANLADSTLVINPTGAAFAEGTGFTLLSVNSTDGGNTPGTLLEQFSAKIIEAGGTYFEITLSEDGTALIATSIDGKDTDGDGVPDAADYYPDDNSKWEDDVTDTDSDGTPDLYDAFPQDAAETKDSDGDEVGDNADYYPNDASKWQDDVTDTDGDGTPDLFDTFPQDATETIDSDEDGVGDNADKFPFDSTRTEKTDTSSGSFGYLLGLLAFIRVFARKK; translated from the coding sequence ATGATGACGAAAAGAATCACGGCAAAGCCAAGTAAAATAGCTCTGGCGATTGCAAGTTTATATTTAACCGGCGCAGCTACAGCACATGCAGCTACAGTTGTAACCGACATGGTAAATTCTGGCGATACTTGTAATTGGTCTGATAATGCCTGTTGGCATGGTGGTGTCGCCCCCAGTGCTGACAATGCTGATAATATTGGTATTCTTGGTAACGACATTGTTACCTTTGATCTTGCAAGTCCTTTAAGCATTGGTCCATTAGACGTTGGTTCCAAAACGGGTAAAATCGATGGTAATTTTCCAGAGCATGCGGGAGTTTCTGGTGAATTAATTATTCCTGCCGCTGCAAATTTAACCATGCAACAAATTAACGTGTCTTACGCAGGCACAGCAGCTATCCCTGGCGATGTAACCTACGATTCTGCAGGCAATGAGTTAACTAGAGCGACCAGTAAAATCAATCAAACAGGTGGGGCAGTTAAAGTTAATGCCACTTTAACCACTAACGTTAAGAAAGGGACTGTTGTAGTTACCAAAGGTTCTTTAACTTTAGGTGGTAATGGTATCAATATAGATACTGACGCCGACACTGTTGCTGACACTTTTGTAGTGACCTCTGATGGTCAATATAATATTTCATCTGGTAGTTTAGCTCTTACGTCCGGTCAGTCAACGTTACGAAGCGGTGGTACATTAAACGTAAGTGGCGACGCCATAGTGAACCTACTAGCAATGAGGTCAGCAGGTGGAATTCAAATAAGTGGCTCAGATGCGACGGTCAATTTTGCCGGCTTAAAGGTCGCTGCTGTTGAAGGTGGTAACTATCCAGAAGCTAGTATTCAATTTAACTTGAGTGAAACAGGCATTAGTCCTATAGCAATATCTGCTAAATCTTTAGCAGATATTCAACAAGACAGTGGCTTAGATTTTTCTGAATTAACAACGCCATTTGACCCAACAACCCATGACGGTAATGCCGCAATTTGTAACAGTAACATTACCGTTGATGGTAGTAGCTACACTGGCGGCGCAGTAACTTTACCTTTAATCACGGCTGACGCTTTCATTGCTAATTCAGTATGTGATGTAAAAGACGGCGTTGTTATTGATCCAGAAGCTGAGATTGATTTAGCTAACTATAAAGTTGAACCTAAATCTATTTCCATCACCGGCTTTGATGAAAACAGTTATGTGGTTTCTACTACACAAACGACGACGGCGTTAACGTTAAATATTACGCCTAACGCACCAACCATTGTTTCATTTGCTAGCCCGCTTGCACAGGCTGAATTGAATGTTGATGAACAGGTTTCCTTAAGTGTTGAAGTGACTGATGCCGATGGCATTGAAGATGTTACTAAAGTTGAATTCTTTGATGGTGAAACCTTAATTTCAGCAGCAACTTTACAAGGTGATAACCTTACCTTTAGTGCAGATTGGACGCCAACAATCGCTGAGTTTGGAGAAAGAACTATCTATGCAGTAGCTACCGATAGTAAAGGTAGTACAACTACGCAAACGATCACAGTGAATGTTGTAGACAACAATGCTGCCGATGAAGATGGTGATGGTGTACCAGATGAGCTGGACAAATTCCCAACTGATATATCGGCATCGGTTGATAGTGATGACGATGGTTATCCGGATGAGTACAATGATGACTGTGATCAAACTTGTCAAGATTCTTCAACACTAACGATTGATGCCTTCCCTGAAGATGAAACAGAAAATACTGACACCGATGCTGATGGTACAGGCGATAATAGTGACTACTATCCTACTGACCCAGAGAAATGGCAAGATGATGTCACCGATTCTGACGGTGATAACACACCTGATTTATACGATGAATTCCCTTCAGATCCAAATGAATCAGTCGATACTGATGGTGATGGTACAGGTGATAATGCCGATGCCTTCCCGGAAGATGAAACTGAAGATACCGATACCGATGGCGATGGCGTAGGTGATAATAGCGATGATTATCCGGAAGACCCGTCAAAAAGCAAAAACTTACGTGGTGATAATCCAAAAGATTTTGCTGTAACTGAAGCCTTAGCAGAGGCTTACGCTATACCAGCTGATGTAACATCAGTAAATATAGCAAAAGATGTGGTTATTGATTGTCAAAGACCTGACGATACTAATTTACCTTGTATCAGTGGTGGTGCCGATGTTTTAAGTAGCTTATATATTCTTAACGAAGGCAGCATTGAAGTAACAGATGGCGATGATAGAACAGCTGCTCGGGCAATTAACTTAGATAGCGCGACAGGTTTAACCATATATGGCCTAACTAACAGTGGCGTAAACTCTAAAATAAGAAGTAACGACTCAGCAATAAGACTGGATAATGTTACCGTAACGAATGGTATTGTGAATCAAGGTTTAATTTCTACTGGTCATACATCGAACAAGATAACCTATATTCGTTCAGGTATTGAAATAACCAGTAGTGATGGCAGCTTTACATCAGTAATCGGCGGTATTACAAACTCAGGTACCATTGAATACTTAGATGAGAAAGGTGGCACCATTGCAGGTTACTCAATTAGATTAGGTCACGAGAGTAAAGAAAATTATACTCACAGCGTTGATTTTATTGATAATAGCGGCACCATTACTGGTGATTTGTCTACGGCAATGGGCGCAACAATTGATTCAATTACTAACAGCGGTACTATAAATGGCCACGTTGGTACCTTAAAAAGTACCCAAGGCAAGGCTGCGAAAAAAGTTTATGTGATTGATAACCATGGTAATGCGACCTCACCAATCGGTGATCCTATCGAAGATTACGTAGACGCCTACTACCCTAGTGTTACCATTAATTCTGTGACTAACTCAGGCGTTATTAGCGGCGTATTAGCCTTTGGTGCTGATACTGGCGGAACGTACACGACAAATGGAGGTACGGTTGGCTCGATAAGACATACCAGCTCTATTATTGTTGAAGGTACGGCTCAAACTACCAGCACTATCAACAGCGATTTGGACTTTGCCGGTGAGTTAACTTTTAACGTAACAAACTCAAGCGTTGCAGCCAAAGATGTAAGTGATACACCAATGCTGGCAATAAACGGTAATGCAAATTTAGCTGACAGTACGTTAGTCATTAATCCCACTGGCGCTGCATTTGCAGAAGGTACAGGCTTTACCTTACTCAGTGTTAATAGCACGGATGGTGGCAATACACCTGGTACCTTGCTAGAACAGTTCTCTGCAAAAATTATTGAAGCTGGTGGCACCTACTTTGAAATTACCTTATCTGAAGATGGCACAGCCCTAATCGCAACGTCAATTGATGGTAAAGATACCGATGGCGATGGCGTTCCAGATGCCGCAGATTACTACCCAGACGATAATTCTAAATGGGAAGATGATGTAACCGATACAGATAGTGATGGCACACCTGATTTATATGATGCATTCCCTCAGGATGCAGCAGAAACAAAAGACAGCGATGGTGATGAAGTAGGTGATAATGCCGACTACTACCCAAATGACGCTTCTAAATGGCAAGATGATGTAACCGATACAGATGGTGATGGCACGCCAGATTTATTCGATACCTTCCCACAAGATGCGACTGAAACTATCGATTCTGACGAAGATGGTGTTGGCGATAATGCCGATAAATTCCCATTCGACAGTACCCGTACTGAGAAAACAGATACCAGCAGTGGTTCATTCGGTTATCTGCTTGGGTTGTTAGCATTTATTCGAGTGTTTGCGAGAAAGAAATAG
- a CDS encoding tetratricopeptide repeat protein, with translation MKKFNAYVLFMLFNCTISFPGLAANIIHADNAFLEKDYVTALAEYKKAAKIGNAKAFYQLSKIYHQGLGTEKNELLGIVWMAVAAEYQYDNAVVNLEKMQKSLAPNKRSKIETIINRYVQEYSKLSINEKFFPKLIDNKLAEKIQLSSDDSVEFFSEQNVTTAVDEPLDLSDDLLSEDGAEEDFAEDVSELPINMPYYLVAEYDIGPDGSVRDVYAAFSIGDDEYALEQLSITPVSKPVFAGSNVYFINRSIMGISNTDTISMRRNNTEFYTSTLRYVGKIKDSDQAVDNYNHALALMHFPWLRGKDETIDELLISSAKQGFALAQYEYGLKLYRQQTAPKQAVYWISEAAKQGITKAQYRLARLLLDSPWVERDINKAYFWLSQAALKKHTVAVRKLAELKLTTKGSSVYDPKGAMMLLNTIASEQSGNPEYRYALALAYAKPENRQFAYAVANLKKAISLAESFHWDTQDWRALLNKWTSGGTVTVTDI, from the coding sequence ATGAAGAAGTTTAATGCTTATGTGCTGTTCATGTTGTTCAACTGTACCATCTCCTTTCCTGGTTTAGCAGCAAATATAATACATGCAGATAATGCCTTTTTGGAAAAGGATTACGTTACCGCGTTAGCGGAATATAAAAAAGCGGCAAAAATTGGTAATGCGAAAGCCTTTTATCAATTATCCAAAATTTATCATCAAGGCCTGGGAACTGAAAAAAATGAGTTGCTTGGCATCGTTTGGATGGCCGTTGCTGCCGAGTACCAATATGATAATGCTGTGGTCAATTTGGAAAAAATGCAAAAAAGTTTGGCACCTAACAAACGTAGTAAAATAGAAACTATCATCAATCGATATGTGCAGGAGTATAGTAAGCTAAGTATTAACGAAAAGTTCTTCCCAAAACTTATCGACAATAAACTCGCCGAAAAAATTCAGCTTAGTAGTGACGATTCAGTCGAGTTTTTTAGCGAACAAAACGTAACCACAGCTGTTGATGAGCCGTTAGATCTAAGTGATGACTTATTATCTGAAGATGGCGCAGAAGAAGATTTCGCCGAAGATGTAAGTGAATTACCTATAAATATGCCTTACTACCTTGTTGCAGAATACGACATCGGTCCAGATGGCTCGGTAAGAGACGTTTATGCTGCATTTAGTATTGGTGATGATGAATATGCGCTTGAACAACTTAGTATTACGCCTGTATCAAAACCTGTGTTTGCCGGTAGCAATGTGTATTTCATCAACCGTTCTATTATGGGGATCAGCAACACAGATACCATCTCGATGCGTAGAAACAATACCGAGTTTTACACCTCTACACTAAGGTATGTGGGCAAAATAAAAGATAGTGATCAGGCCGTTGATAATTACAATCATGCATTAGCATTAATGCACTTCCCTTGGTTAAGAGGAAAAGATGAAACCATAGATGAATTATTAATAAGTTCTGCTAAACAAGGATTTGCCTTGGCCCAATATGAATATGGTTTGAAATTATACCGACAGCAAACTGCGCCTAAACAAGCTGTTTATTGGATAAGCGAAGCCGCAAAACAAGGAATTACTAAAGCGCAGTACCGTCTTGCTCGACTTTTACTTGATAGTCCCTGGGTAGAGAGGGATATAAACAAGGCTTATTTCTGGTTGTCACAAGCGGCACTAAAAAAACACACCGTAGCTGTACGTAAACTTGCTGAGCTGAAACTCACCACAAAGGGCAGTTCTGTTTATGATCCAAAAGGTGCGATGATGCTGTTAAATACAATCGCAAGCGAACAATCGGGCAATCCAGAATATCGTTATGCACTGGCCCTTGCTTATGCCAAACCTGAAAATCGTCAGTTTGCCTACGCAGTAGCAAATTTGAAAAAAGCGATTTCTCTCGCGGAAAGTTTTCATTGGGACACTCAGGATTGGCGTGCCTTACTGAATAAATGGACTTCGGGCGGAACGGTAACTGTTACCGATATATAA
- a CDS encoding Gfo/Idh/MocA family oxidoreductase — MKNLDRRNFLKGAAQSAALVGSAAVIGGCAKASAQKSFPKAQGATVMGLTVPKMDVVRVGFIGVGQRGKGHVKHYCHLEGVEIKAICDSDTRVIDRSVNYVVEQGFAKPDVYTGSEYAYRKMLARQDIDIVIISTPWKWHTPMSVETMESGKHAFVEVPAATTLEECWQLVNTAERTQKNCMMMENVNYGREELMVLNMVRQGLFGDLLHGEAAYIHELRWQMKEIDQKTGSWRTYWHTKRDGNLYPTHGLGPVSQYMNINRGDRFDYVTSMSSPALGRAEYAKEQFPADHERNKLTFTAGDMNTSIIKTVKGRSIMVQHDTTSPRPYSRHNLIQGTNGTFAGFPNRVAVEDAPDAIKAVYEKEYQQQMTDWKASGKKGRKPRKPSFHSWDQDMDKWYDAYDHPLYVRMGEEAKKNGGHGGMDFLMMYRIVYCLRNGEPLDQDVYDAAAWSAVFPTSMASVADRSNSKDIPDFTRGVWETAKPLGVVA, encoded by the coding sequence ATGAAAAACTTAGATCGTCGTAATTTTCTCAAAGGAGCTGCACAATCTGCAGCCCTTGTTGGCTCAGCAGCAGTAATTGGCGGCTGTGCCAAAGCCAGTGCGCAAAAGTCATTTCCCAAGGCACAAGGTGCCACTGTTATGGGCCTTACAGTACCTAAAATGGACGTAGTTCGTGTCGGTTTTATTGGTGTAGGTCAACGTGGTAAAGGCCATGTTAAACATTACTGTCATCTTGAAGGTGTGGAAATTAAGGCTATTTGTGATAGCGACACGCGAGTAATTGACCGTTCAGTAAATTATGTTGTTGAACAAGGCTTTGCAAAACCTGACGTCTACACAGGCTCAGAGTACGCATACCGTAAAATGTTAGCACGACAAGACATTGATATTGTGATCATCTCAACTCCTTGGAAGTGGCATACGCCAATGTCGGTAGAAACCATGGAAAGCGGTAAACATGCATTTGTAGAAGTACCGGCGGCTACTACCCTTGAAGAATGTTGGCAATTGGTTAACACCGCAGAGCGTACGCAGAAAAACTGTATGATGATGGAAAATGTTAACTACGGTCGTGAAGAGTTAATGGTACTTAATATGGTACGCCAAGGTTTATTTGGTGACTTATTGCATGGTGAAGCGGCTTACATTCATGAGCTTCGTTGGCAAATGAAAGAAATAGATCAAAAGACAGGCTCATGGCGTACTTACTGGCATACTAAGCGTGATGGAAACTTATATCCAACACATGGCTTAGGTCCAGTTTCACAGTACATGAACATTAACCGTGGTGACCGTTTTGATTATGTTACCTCAATGAGTTCTCCTGCTCTTGGTCGCGCCGAATATGCGAAAGAACAATTCCCTGCTGATCATGAACGTAATAAATTAACCTTTACTGCTGGTGATATGAATACCAGTATCATCAAAACAGTAAAAGGCCGTAGCATCATGGTACAACACGATACCACCAGTCCACGCCCGTACAGTCGCCATAACTTAATTCAAGGCACTAACGGTACCTTTGCCGGTTTCCCAAATCGCGTTGCGGTAGAAGATGCACCAGATGCCATTAAAGCGGTATACGAAAAAGAATATCAACAACAAATGACTGACTGGAAAGCGAGTGGCAAAAAAGGCCGTAAGCCGCGTAAACCAAGTTTTCATAGCTGGGATCAGGACATGGATAAATGGTATGACGCCTATGATCATCCGCTGTACGTGCGCATGGGTGAAGAAGCCAAGAAAAATGGTGGCCATGGCGGCATGGATTTCTTGATGATGTATCGTATTGTGTATTGTTTACGTAATGGTGAGCCACTAGATCAAGATGTTTATGATGCAGCAGCATGGTCTGCAGTCTTCCCTACGAGTATGGCGTCAGTTGCCGATAGAAGTAACAGTAAAGACATACCAGACTTTACTCGTGGCGTGTGGGAAACAGCAAAACCGTTAGGTGTTGTGGCTTAA
- a CDS encoding DUF3472 domain-containing protein: MKKLFLYSLFFLGVQACSGGETYSQASIEESALFQFSMPFAPNVWVVDDQQATEALVDVRQAKLNGWQDAKHQLAFYFYSDTSGDINLSLTGTFPQKGELSISLAKQKRKVNFADSKNGKLTLGTFTLTEPGYHQLILSKSLLDESNVNIKNVDVASNDVARFNFITEKEVYFARRGPSAHLKYQLPNNEQDWQWFYSELEVPKGFDPVGSYFMANGFAQGYFGMQVNSQSERRVLFSVWSPFKTQDPKNVPPEQQIKLIRKGDNVHTGKFGNEGVGGQSYKKFNWQAGTKYKFLLKVSPSGDNRSEFTAYFYAPEIQQWQLIASFQRPKTSTYLQRPHAFIENFITSQGDKIRKANYSNQWVADTNGNWTQINQANVTYDNTARNKYRFDYQGGSENSSVYLQNGGFFNDPTSYNKLLTIKTTNSAPQINFDLLP, translated from the coding sequence ATGAAGAAACTGTTTTTATATTCATTATTTTTTTTGGGTGTGCAAGCTTGCAGTGGTGGTGAAACATATTCGCAAGCGAGCATTGAAGAGTCTGCGCTATTTCAATTTTCAATGCCGTTTGCTCCCAATGTTTGGGTGGTTGATGATCAGCAAGCAACAGAGGCTTTGGTCGATGTCAGGCAGGCCAAACTTAACGGTTGGCAAGACGCAAAGCACCAACTGGCATTCTATTTTTATAGTGATACCAGCGGCGATATTAATTTATCACTAACCGGCACTTTTCCACAAAAAGGCGAGTTATCAATATCTCTTGCTAAGCAGAAAAGAAAGGTTAATTTTGCTGATAGCAAAAACGGCAAACTTACCCTCGGAACATTCACCCTGACAGAGCCGGGTTACCATCAACTCATTTTATCTAAATCGTTACTCGATGAAAGTAACGTGAATATCAAAAATGTAGACGTTGCATCGAATGACGTTGCCAGATTTAATTTTATAACTGAAAAAGAAGTGTATTTTGCTCGTCGAGGGCCTTCTGCTCACCTTAAATATCAGCTGCCTAATAATGAGCAAGATTGGCAATGGTTTTATAGTGAACTGGAAGTACCAAAAGGCTTTGATCCAGTCGGCTCGTACTTTATGGCCAATGGCTTTGCCCAAGGCTATTTCGGTATGCAGGTGAATTCTCAATCTGAACGACGGGTATTGTTTTCAGTATGGAGTCCGTTTAAAACGCAAGATCCAAAAAATGTACCGCCGGAGCAACAAATTAAGCTAATACGTAAAGGTGATAATGTACATACCGGTAAATTTGGCAATGAAGGTGTTGGCGGCCAAAGCTACAAAAAATTTAACTGGCAAGCCGGCACTAAATATAAGTTTTTGCTGAAAGTATCACCAAGTGGCGATAACCGTAGCGAATTTACCGCCTACTTTTATGCGCCAGAAATTCAGCAATGGCAATTAATTGCCAGTTTTCAAAGACCAAAAACATCGACATATTTACAGCGTCCACATGCCTTTATTGAAAACTTTATTACCTCACAAGGTGACAAAATACGTAAAGCGAACTACTCGAATCAGTGGGTAGCAGACACTAATGGTAACTGGACTCAAATTAATCAGGCAAATGTAACTTATGATAATACCGCGCGTAATAAGTACCGTTTTGATTACCAAGGTGGCAGTGAAAACAGCAGCGTTTATCTGCAAAATGGCGGGTTTTTCAATGACCCGACGTCGTACAATAAATTATTAACAATAAAAACAACAAATTCAGCACCGCAAATCAATTTTGATTTGCTGCCTTAG
- a CDS encoding sulfatase family protein produces MKIQLAHLSLLSAALFSIAGCSNAATEATDITTATSSTVAKPNIVILYTDDLGYGDVSAYKSGTLPTPNIDKLANEGILFNRGYATAGTCTPSRYSLLTGEYPFRKKRARVLQGDAPMLITPEQQTLPKMLQGAGYTTGVIGKWHLGLGDGNIDWNGHITPGANEIGFDYSYIMGATNDRTPNVYVKNGRVVNLDPNDPLEISYKKNFPGEPTGKKNPELLKMKFSQGHNSSINNGVSRIGYQRGGKSAMWVDEDMADLFNDEALQFVERNKAKPFFLFYAFHQPHVPRMPNQRFVGKSGQGPRGDAILEADWQVGQFMQKLDDLGLSENTIVIFSSDNGHVLDDGYHDDAEEKLGDHTPWGPFRGGKYSLLEAGTHVPFIVRWQGKVKSQTSNALVSQHDFIASFAALTGQKTTAMDSENQIDALLGKDENGRDHLVVQGTKNSFSYHQDGWVYIPPHKGKGYATFVGNESGFSKETQLYNLSKDPGQTTNLAEKHPEKIAEMKAALEAIKAKSNA; encoded by the coding sequence ATGAAAATACAATTAGCACATTTAAGTTTACTCTCCGCAGCGTTATTTAGCATCGCGGGTTGTAGTAATGCTGCAACCGAGGCTACTGACATAACAACAGCAACTTCTAGCACTGTGGCAAAGCCAAATATTGTCATTTTATATACCGATGATCTTGGTTATGGCGATGTAAGTGCCTATAAATCAGGTACATTACCAACACCTAATATCGATAAGTTAGCCAATGAAGGCATATTATTTAACCGAGGCTACGCTACCGCAGGTACATGTACACCGAGTCGTTATTCACTATTGACTGGTGAATATCCATTCAGGAAAAAGCGTGCTCGAGTTTTACAAGGCGATGCGCCTATGCTGATCACTCCTGAACAACAAACGTTACCTAAAATGCTACAAGGTGCAGGTTACACTACAGGTGTTATTGGTAAATGGCATTTAGGCTTAGGCGATGGCAATATCGATTGGAATGGTCATATTACCCCAGGTGCCAATGAAATTGGCTTTGATTACTCATACATAATGGGAGCGACGAACGACCGTACACCCAATGTTTACGTTAAAAATGGCCGTGTGGTTAATTTAGACCCGAACGATCCTTTAGAAATTAGCTACAAGAAAAACTTCCCCGGTGAGCCAACTGGTAAGAAAAACCCTGAATTGTTAAAAATGAAGTTTAGCCAAGGCCACAATAGCTCTATTAATAATGGTGTGTCTCGCATTGGTTATCAGCGTGGTGGTAAATCTGCCATGTGGGTAGATGAGGATATGGCAGATTTATTTAACGATGAAGCGTTACAATTTGTTGAGCGCAATAAAGCTAAACCATTTTTCTTATTCTATGCGTTTCATCAACCACACGTACCAAGAATGCCAAATCAACGTTTTGTTGGTAAATCTGGGCAAGGACCTAGAGGTGATGCAATCCTAGAAGCTGATTGGCAGGTAGGTCAATTTATGCAAAAACTTGATGACTTAGGTTTAAGTGAAAACACTATTGTTATTTTCTCATCAGATAATGGCCATGTGCTGGACGACGGCTATCACGACGATGCCGAAGAAAAGCTAGGCGACCATACCCCGTGGGGGCCATTTAGAGGTGGTAAATACAGCTTGCTTGAAGCGGGTACTCATGTGCCTTTCATCGTGCGTTGGCAGGGCAAAGTAAAGTCTCAAACGTCTAATGCCTTAGTGTCACAACACGACTTTATTGCTTCTTTTGCTGCCTTAACCGGACAGAAAACAACAGCAATGGATAGTGAAAACCAAATTGATGCCTTACTGGGCAAAGATGAAAACGGTCGTGATCACTTAGTTGTGCAGGGTACTAAGAACTCGTTCTCTTATCATCAAGATGGCTGGGTATACATTCCGCCACATAAAGGTAAAGGCTACGCAACATTTGTTGGCAATGAATCAGGCTTTAGTAAAGAAACACAGCTTTATAACTTAAGTAAAGATCCTGGCCAAACAACAAACTTAGCTGAAAAGCACCCTGAAAAAATTGCTGAAATGAAAGCAGCCCTTGAAGCGATAAAAGCGAAATCGAATGCATAA
- a CDS encoding fibronectin type III domain-containing protein produces MKAYQLPLLLSALLLTACGGSNSSDAPEEQAPVEQVPEEQTPEEQEPAVEPEAPTEPEAPTEPETPTEPPTEPESPTLTLDESAAVPGKLRITNTEDTVTLSWGPIVGATSYNVFYSEIGTADENSQSFSANSTRFTHQDLAVNVHNYKVQAVFAGNDTVSSLSATLTADLNNQVFLQD; encoded by the coding sequence ATGAAAGCATATCAATTACCTTTACTGCTTAGCGCGTTATTATTAACCGCATGTGGTGGCAGCAACTCTAGCGATGCTCCAGAAGAGCAGGCACCAGTTGAGCAAGTTCCAGAAGAACAAACGCCAGAAGAGCAAGAGCCAGCAGTTGAGCCAGAGGCACCAACTGAGCCAGAGGCACCAACTGAGCCTGAGACACCAACAGAGCCACCAACAGAGCCAGAATCACCTACTTTAACTTTAGATGAAAGTGCCGCGGTACCTGGTAAATTACGCATTACTAATACGGAAGATACCGTTACCTTGTCTTGGGGCCCTATAGTTGGTGCTACCTCATACAATGTGTTTTATAGCGAAATAGGTACGGCTGATGAAAACTCGCAAAGTTTTAGTGCCAATAGTACGCGCTTTACTCATCAAGATTTAGCCGTAAATGTTCATAACTATAAAGTACAAGCCGTATTTGCCGGTAACGATACTGTTAGCTCTCTTTCTGCAACGCTAACTGCAGATTTAAACAATCAAGTTTTCCTTCAGGATTAA